The stretch of DNA CGTGCATCTGGCCGATATGGGATTCGCCGTGTTCTCACTGAATTACCGCCCGGCTCCGCAGACCGATCTGAAGGGTCAGCTGGCGGATGTGCAAGCGGCATTGCGTTGGATCAAGGCGCATTTGGCCGATTATCCGGTCAATCCGAACGCCGTGTTCCTCACCGGCGATTCAGCCGGCGGCGCATTGACCATGCTGACGCTGGCAATCGAGAACAGCGCCGAAGCTGCGGCCGCGTTTGGTATTGACGAGCCTTCGGGCATCGGTTTCGCCGGCGCGGCTCCGGTGTGCGGCGTGTACGGCTTGGCTTCCAAGCAGGCCGCCGACGAAGCCGGCTTGGGCGCTACCGCGTTCACACCCGATACGCGAATCGCGCTCGATGAAGCTCTTGGCACGGAATTCTTCGCCGGCCTCGAAGCGGCCGATCCGCAATTCCTCACCGCGGAAGGACTCGTCAACAACGTTGATCTGCCGCCGTTGTTCATCACCACCTGCAGCGACGATTTTCTGGAGGCAGACAATCTGGCGCTTGCCACGGCCCTATCGCGCAAGGGAGCCGATTTCGAACTGTTCGACCCGAAAGCGGGCCGTCACGAAGCATTGGGGCACGTGTTCGTGATCGGCATGCCATGGCTGACGGCCAGCGTGGATTGCCTCGAACGCATCCGTGATTTTTCATATGACCGCTGCTGAATCACAAACGCCAACCAGTGACCACGCATAATCACAGACCGCCAACGGTCGGCCATACGCCAACAGGCGCGTGACCGACCGTTTCTTTTCATGCGCCTTTTACGCAACCGGAAAACACCAATCGCAATCACATGAATCCTGTTCAGAAAAGAAGAAAGCCGGCGGAGAGAAAGGCCGCCGGCTGAGAGAGAAGAGAGAAGAAGGGTTCAGTTATGGGGTTCTTCGGGAACCTCGCCAGCTGCCGTAACCGCTGACATGTTCTATATAACCGCCCAAGTCTTGGAAGAATGATGCGTGTTCCTGTCAATTCGCTGGGAAAAATGTATCGGACATGTAAGCGGAACATACACATTCGTGAATTCCGTCGAATGATCGCAACATTACTTCCGATTTGCCCAATCGCACGTCCATATCACTCACCCACTCTGTAAAATCGTCCATTTCACTGGACGATTCTGCATTTCCCGCAAAATCATCCAGTAAAATGGACAATTCTGCAAAAAACGCAAAATCATCCATTTCACTGGACGTTTTCGACATATCATGGATAACATCAACATCATTTCAACAGGGCAGAGGTTCCACATGGTCACCAGTGAGCTTATCGAGCGACCGCAGTACACCGATTGGCTTCAACGGTGGAAAGATCGGGATGTCATCAAGGTGATCACCGGTCTGCGACGTTGCGGAAAATCCATGGTTTTAGAGCTTTTCCGCCGTTCGCTGGTTGCGGAAGGCATTGCAGAAAGCCGTATCATCTCCATTAATTTCGAATCTCTCGACGCACACTATCCAACCGATTACCAGTCTTTATACGATTACATCGTTGAGAGACTGCAGCCGAACTGCACCAACTATGTTTTTCTCGACGAAGTACAGCACGTCGAACATTTCGAAAAAGCTGCGGACGGACTGTACGTGCGCGATGACGTCGATTTGTATATCACCGGATCGAACGCAAATCTGCTTTCCAGCGAATTGGCAACACTCCTCACCGGACGATATGTCGAACTTAAGATGCTGCCACTGTCTTTCTCGGAATACCGAAATGCATTGCAATCAACAGCAAATGACAATGCGCTGTTCGACCGGTATCTCACATATGGAGGACTCCCCTACGTCACGCAGCTCACCGAAGATCGGGACATCGCCGACTATTTGGGAGGCGTGTTCAACACCATTCTTGTAGCGGACATCGCACAGCGGAACCCCCGTATGGATATGCGGGCATTCAACGATGTAGCTGCATTCCTCGCCGACAATGTAGGTAATCTTGCATCACTGAAAAGCATGTCCGGAGGCCTCGCCGCAAGCGGCCGCCGCATTTCCCCCACCACAATCAGCGGGTATATCGAAGAAATGGTTCGTAATTACCTACTTTTCGAAGCAACCAGATACGACCTGCAAGGCAAAGCGTATCTGCATAGCGAATCCAAATATTATTTGGGCGATATGGGATTTCGATTCTGGCTGCTTGGCAAAAGGCAAGGCGACCTCGGACACCGCATCGAAAACGTGATCTACTTGGAATTGCTGCGACGGTACAGCACCGTTTCGGTCGGCAAGCTTCGGGGCGGAGAAATCGATTTCGTCGTATCCGATGCCAACGGCCCGCACTACTATCAGGTTTCGCAAACCGTGCTTGACGAGTCGACACTTGCGCGGGAACTGGCACCATTGCAGACGGTGCGCGACAATCACCCCAAGACGCTGCTCACTCTAGATACCGTCGGTCTCGGCGACTACCAAGGCATTCAACACCGTAACATCCTCGACTGGCTGCTCGAGTAGGACGCACTCTCCCGACTGCACAATTTGCGCCCACGGATCACAAGGTACGAAAAATAGCGGGACCAAATAGTTCCTGCATAGCGTGCGCCGTGTTCCACCTATGATGGATATATGAAATATTTCGAATATGAAATTTCCGGTATCGACGGCAGCGCAGCGAAATTCGTCGAATATTGCCTTGATAACAGTGAAGAAATCGTTCCCGATCGTGTGCGTCCGTCCGTTCTCGTGATTCCGGGCGGCGGTTACGAAATGACGTCGGATCGCGAGGCCGAGCCGATTGCAATGCAGTTTCTGGCGGCAGGATTCAACGCTTTTGTGCTGCGATATTCGGTGAAGCCTTCCGTTTTTCCAGTTGCGCTTTTGGAAGCCGCTGATGCGATGAAGATGATTCGCGAGCATGCAGCCGAATGGCATGTTGATCCGGAAGCGATTGCCGTGATCGGTTTTTCCGCAGGTGGTCATCTGGCTGCGAATCTCGCCACGTCCGCCAGCGACGACGTGCTCGCCGCCCATGGTTACGATCCGGATGCGGTGCGCCCGAATGGTTTGATGCTTGCCTATCCGGTGATCACGTCCGGCCCGCTCGCGCATCGCGGCAGTTTCGACTCGCTGCTTGGCGAGCGACGCA from Bifidobacterium catenulatum PV20-2 encodes:
- a CDS encoding alpha/beta hydrolase; protein product: MMADEQAIIAQYAEKYGLTDEMIKHAERWTETDGDLAGLSEKRVRGILDLRFSAIAVDTPRSELWHTPDTIDVIEDLPYLPDGGYDTEAGQCRGHLLDLYLPHDAVLRAGHTTPVYIDIHGGGFTYGYKELNRNFNVHLADMGFAVFSLNYRPAPQTDLKGQLADVQAALRWIKAHLADYPVNPNAVFLTGDSAGGALTMLTLAIENSAEAAAAFGIDEPSGIGFAGAAPVCGVYGLASKQAADEAGLGATAFTPDTRIALDEALGTEFFAGLEAADPQFLTAEGLVNNVDLPPLFITTCSDDFLEADNLALATALSRKGADFELFDPKAGRHEALGHVFVIGMPWLTASVDCLERIRDFSYDRC
- a CDS encoding ATP-binding protein — translated: MDNINIISTGQRFHMVTSELIERPQYTDWLQRWKDRDVIKVITGLRRCGKSMVLELFRRSLVAEGIAESRIISINFESLDAHYPTDYQSLYDYIVERLQPNCTNYVFLDEVQHVEHFEKAADGLYVRDDVDLYITGSNANLLSSELATLLTGRYVELKMLPLSFSEYRNALQSTANDNALFDRYLTYGGLPYVTQLTEDRDIADYLGGVFNTILVADIAQRNPRMDMRAFNDVAAFLADNVGNLASLKSMSGGLAASGRRISPTTISGYIEEMVRNYLLFEATRYDLQGKAYLHSESKYYLGDMGFRFWLLGKRQGDLGHRIENVIYLELLRRYSTVSVGKLRGGEIDFVVSDANGPHYYQVSQTVLDESTLARELAPLQTVRDNHPKTLLTLDTVGLGDYQGIQHRNILDWLLE
- a CDS encoding alpha/beta hydrolase yields the protein MKYFEYEISGIDGSAAKFVEYCLDNSEEIVPDRVRPSVLVIPGGGYEMTSDREAEPIAMQFLAAGFNAFVLRYSVKPSVFPVALLEAADAMKMIREHAAEWHVDPEAIAVIGFSAGGHLAANLATSASDDVLAAHGYDPDAVRPNGLMLAYPVITSGPLAHRGSFDSLLGERRNDPEALESVSIERHIDTKTPPVFVWHTVPDETVPYENTLMLIDACKKAGVSIEAHLFPQGGHGLSLGTAETAWQGVSGIEPSMQIWTQLAVAWIRRTFAR